A genomic stretch from Corynebacterium terpenotabidum Y-11 includes:
- a CDS encoding DUF4245 domain-containing protein, which yields MIAVKFEKPRMFTGTRDIVISLAVLLVVVFFSVGFTGLCSFNPGPAERSGPVQEVDIETILQSDARGLGIPIRLPELSDSWQANSVRRTMVDNEPSSKAGWVIDEQVFLALTQTVAELKDAVDDEDGEYREETDTFVVPAAQSSTGEDVTWQIWSGDDVKEIWAVDLGDVRLLISGTATRSQYETLATAAVKAQPLEVAAASTEAADATA from the coding sequence ATGATCGCCGTGAAGTTCGAGAAGCCACGCATGTTCACCGGTACCCGCGACATCGTCATCTCACTGGCAGTGCTCCTGGTGGTGGTGTTCTTCTCGGTGGGGTTCACCGGCCTGTGCAGCTTTAACCCCGGTCCGGCGGAGCGCTCCGGACCGGTGCAGGAGGTGGACATCGAGACGATCCTGCAGAGTGACGCCCGCGGTCTGGGGATCCCGATCCGGCTGCCGGAGCTGTCCGACAGCTGGCAGGCGAACTCCGTTCGCCGCACCATGGTGGACAATGAACCGTCGTCTAAGGCCGGGTGGGTCATCGATGAGCAGGTTTTCCTCGCGCTGACGCAGACGGTCGCCGAGTTGAAGGACGCCGTGGACGACGAGGACGGTGAGTACCGGGAGGAGACGGACACCTTCGTGGTGCCTGCCGCACAATCCTCCACCGGTGAGGACGTCACCTGGCAGATCTGGAGCGGTGATGACGTGAAGGAGATTTGGGCGGTGGACCTGGGGGATGTGCGGCTGCTGATTTCCGGTACCGCAACGCGGTCGCAGTACGAGACGCTCGCGACTGCGGCGGTGAAGGCCCAGCCGCTGGAGGTTGCGGCAGCATCTACGGAGGCGGCGGACGCGACGGCCTGA
- the glpX gene encoding class II fructose-bisphosphatase, translated as MTAQPTAPVGIPLKAPDRNLAMELVRVTEAAALASGKWVGRGMKNEGDGAAVDAMRTMINTVQMDGVVVIGEGEKDEAPMLFNGEHVGTGDGASVDIAVDPVDGTTLMSQGRPNAISVLAAAERGAMYDPSAVFYMRKIATGPEAAGVIDITAPAEYNVRAVAKAKGIDTSDVTVIVLDRPRHDELIAEIRAAGAKVRLIGDGDVAGAVHAAMESSSVDLMMGTGGTPEGIITACAMKCMGGEIQGILAPKDDAERQKAIDAGLDLDAVLTTNDLVTSDNCYFVATGVTNGDLLHGVRYRKSGATTTSLVMRSRSGTVRRIEAVHQLQKLQDYSVQDYV; from the coding sequence ATGACGGCTCAGCCCACTGCCCCCGTCGGTATCCCCCTGAAGGCCCCCGACCGTAACCTCGCCATGGAGCTTGTCCGTGTCACCGAGGCCGCGGCCCTGGCCTCCGGCAAGTGGGTCGGTCGCGGGATGAAGAACGAGGGGGACGGCGCCGCGGTCGACGCGATGCGCACCATGATCAACACCGTGCAGATGGACGGCGTCGTCGTCATCGGCGAGGGCGAGAAGGACGAAGCCCCCATGCTGTTCAACGGTGAGCATGTCGGCACCGGCGACGGCGCCTCTGTCGACATCGCTGTCGACCCGGTGGACGGCACCACCCTGATGTCCCAGGGTCGGCCGAACGCCATCTCCGTGCTCGCCGCCGCCGAGCGTGGTGCGATGTACGACCCCTCCGCCGTGTTCTACATGCGCAAGATCGCCACCGGCCCCGAGGCCGCCGGCGTCATCGACATCACCGCCCCCGCCGAGTACAACGTCAGGGCCGTCGCCAAGGCCAAGGGTATCGACACCTCCGATGTCACCGTCATCGTGCTCGACCGCCCCCGCCACGATGAGCTCATCGCCGAGATCCGCGCTGCCGGTGCAAAGGTCCGCCTCATCGGTGACGGCGATGTCGCCGGTGCCGTCCACGCCGCCATGGAGTCCAGCTCCGTCGACCTCATGATGGGTACCGGTGGCACCCCTGAGGGCATCATCACCGCCTGCGCGATGAAGTGCATGGGCGGCGAGATCCAGGGCATCCTCGCCCCCAAGGACGACGCTGAGCGGCAGAAGGCCATCGACGCCGGCCTGGACCTGGACGCGGTGCTCACCACCAACGACCTGGTGACGTCCGACAACTGCTACTTCGTCGCCACTGGCGTCACCAACGGCGACCTCCTGCACGGTGTCCGCTACCGCAAGTCCGGTGCGACCACCACCTCCCTGGTCATGCGGTCCCGTTCCGGCACGGTCCGCCGCATCGAGGCTGTCCACCAGCTGCAGAAGCTGCAGGACTACTCCGTGCAGGACTACGTCTAG
- a CDS encoding class II fumarate hydratase, whose protein sequence is MSEQEYRIEHDTMGEVKVPVNALWRAQTQRAVENFPISGRPLEAAQIRAMGLLKAACAQVNKDSGALDATKADAIIAAGKAIAEGTYDDEFPIDVFQTGSGTSSNMNTNEVIASLAKQNGVDIHPNDDVNMGQSSNDTFPTATHVAATEAAVTDLIPALAQLHTSLATKATEWKSIVKSGRTHLMDAVPVTLGQEFGGYARQIELGIQRIEATLPRLGELAIGGTATGTGLNTSADFGAKVTEELKKLTGVEQLSEAGNHFEAQAARDSLVEFSGAMRTVAVSLNKIANDIRLMGSGPLTGLAEIHLPDLQPGSSIMPGKVNPVLCETATQVAAQVIGNDAAIAFGGSQGHFELNVFIPMMARNVLESAKLLANTSRVFAERLVDGIEPAVERMKTLAESSPSIVTPLNSAIGYEAAAKVAKTALKEGKTIRQTVIDLGFVPEKLSEEELDKRLDVLAMANTDRD, encoded by the coding sequence ATGAGCGAGCAGGAATACCGCATCGAGCACGACACGATGGGCGAGGTCAAGGTCCCCGTCAACGCCCTGTGGCGTGCCCAGACCCAGCGTGCGGTCGAGAACTTCCCGATCTCCGGGCGCCCCCTGGAGGCCGCCCAGATCCGCGCGATGGGCCTTCTGAAGGCCGCGTGCGCCCAGGTGAACAAGGATTCCGGTGCACTGGACGCCACCAAGGCGGACGCCATCATCGCCGCCGGTAAGGCCATCGCCGAGGGGACCTACGACGACGAGTTCCCGATCGACGTCTTCCAGACCGGTTCCGGCACCTCCTCCAACATGAACACCAATGAGGTCATCGCCTCGCTGGCGAAGCAGAACGGTGTGGACATCCACCCGAACGACGACGTGAACATGGGGCAGTCGTCCAACGACACCTTCCCCACCGCCACCCACGTCGCCGCCACCGAGGCTGCCGTCACCGACCTCATCCCCGCGCTGGCCCAGCTCCACACCTCCCTGGCCACCAAGGCCACCGAGTGGAAGAGCATCGTCAAGTCCGGCCGCACCCACCTCATGGACGCCGTCCCGGTCACCCTCGGCCAGGAGTTCGGTGGCTACGCCCGCCAGATCGAGCTGGGCATCCAGCGCATCGAGGCCACCCTGCCGCGTCTCGGCGAGCTGGCCATCGGCGGCACCGCCACCGGCACCGGCCTGAACACTTCCGCCGACTTCGGCGCGAAGGTCACCGAGGAGCTCAAGAAGCTCACCGGCGTCGAGCAGCTCAGCGAGGCCGGGAACCACTTCGAGGCCCAGGCGGCACGCGACAGCCTCGTCGAGTTCTCCGGTGCCATGCGGACCGTCGCCGTCTCGCTGAACAAGATCGCCAACGACATCCGTCTCATGGGTTCCGGCCCGCTGACCGGTCTGGCCGAGATCCACCTGCCGGACCTGCAGCCGGGCTCCTCCATCATGCCGGGCAAGGTCAACCCGGTCCTGTGCGAGACCGCCACCCAGGTCGCCGCCCAGGTCATCGGCAACGACGCCGCCATCGCTTTCGGTGGCTCCCAGGGCCACTTCGAGCTCAACGTCTTCATCCCGATGATGGCGCGCAACGTCCTCGAGTCCGCCAAGCTGCTGGCCAACACCTCCCGCGTCTTCGCCGAGCGTCTCGTCGACGGCATCGAGCCCGCCGTGGAGCGGATGAAGACCCTGGCTGAGTCCTCCCCCTCCATCGTCACCCCGCTGAACTCCGCGATCGGCTACGAGGCCGCCGCGAAGGTCGCCAAGACCGCGCTGAAGGAAGGCAAGACCATCCGGCAGACCGTCATCGACCTGGGCTTCGTCCCGGAGAAGCTGTCTGAGGAAGAGCTGGACAAGCGCCTCGATGTCCTGGCCATGGCCAACACCGACCGCGACTGA
- a CDS encoding RNase H family protein, with amino-acid sequence MTITAAADGSALGNPGPAGWAWYIDDDTWRAGGWPHGTNNMGELKAVLDLLESTADAGLGAEELLVLCDSQYVINSVTKWMPGWKKKGWRKRDGKPVLNVELMKALDAALEGRQVRFEWVKGHAGHPLNEAADQRANAAATAFQKKQAPPEGPGLGGEVPTSVPNTTDVRDDGTDEVTGRELALWSDAVRADHRLADQLLHPELTEITTTGTLLDREAVLDSLVPLVGFDAVDEVCGADITVQQIAPTVILLTYITSGAAGTTHRSSLWVREGEQWTLRHHQATPVQG; translated from the coding sequence ATGACGATCACCGCAGCCGCCGACGGCTCCGCACTCGGCAACCCCGGTCCCGCCGGGTGGGCCTGGTACATCGACGACGACACCTGGCGGGCCGGGGGCTGGCCGCACGGCACGAACAACATGGGGGAGCTCAAGGCCGTCCTGGACCTGCTGGAGTCCACGGCGGACGCCGGGCTCGGTGCCGAGGAACTGCTGGTGCTCTGCGACTCGCAGTACGTCATCAACTCGGTGACGAAGTGGATGCCCGGCTGGAAGAAGAAGGGGTGGCGGAAGCGGGATGGAAAGCCGGTCCTCAACGTGGAGCTGATGAAGGCCCTCGACGCCGCCCTGGAAGGACGCCAGGTCCGGTTCGAATGGGTGAAGGGGCACGCCGGTCATCCACTGAATGAGGCAGCCGACCAGCGTGCCAACGCCGCAGCCACGGCATTCCAGAAGAAGCAGGCTCCCCCGGAGGGCCCGGGCCTGGGTGGCGAGGTCCCCACGTCAGTCCCGAACACCACCGATGTCCGGGATGACGGGACTGATGAGGTCACCGGCCGCGAACTCGCTCTGTGGTCGGACGCCGTCCGCGCCGATCACCGGCTCGCCGACCAGCTGCTGCACCCGGAGCTGACGGAGATCACCACCACAGGAACTCTGCTGGACCGTGAAGCGGTGCTTGACTCACTGGTCCCTCTGGTCGGTTTCGACGCGGTCGACGAGGTCTGCGGTGCCGACATCACCGTCCAGCAGATTGCGCCGACTGTGATCCTCCTCACATACATCACCTCGGGGGCCGCCGGGACCACACACCGGTCCTCACTCTGGGTACGTGAGGGTGAACAGTGGACACTACGTCACCATCAGGCAACTCCCGTCCAGGGGTAA
- a CDS encoding TetR/AcrR family transcriptional regulator, translating to MTETTNECLGLRERKRRETRLRIEDCATELILDRGFDQVTLEEICEKAGVSRRTFFNYFDSKDQVTSGTGFPVFAASDLDTFAATDCDNVVRDILRFIGNRIDNDPDTSPSLSPDPELSRRISARRRQIVNATPHLMVSGMRRFDDLAGVVLTTIHTHLTTFPGRRRTPDLSAYEEAVLLTSFIRQCLLSARLLHPESGLPRADLLHRVGRDLINLAAAYQGGWD from the coding sequence GTGACTGAGACAACGAACGAATGCCTGGGACTGCGGGAACGCAAGCGCCGGGAAACAAGACTGCGGATCGAGGACTGCGCCACCGAGCTCATCCTCGACCGTGGTTTCGACCAGGTCACGCTGGAGGAGATCTGCGAGAAGGCCGGTGTGAGCCGCCGGACCTTCTTCAACTACTTCGATTCCAAGGACCAGGTCACCTCGGGCACGGGCTTTCCCGTCTTCGCCGCCTCCGACCTGGACACTTTCGCCGCCACCGATTGTGACAATGTCGTCCGCGACATCCTCCGCTTCATCGGTAACCGCATCGACAACGATCCAGACACCTCCCCGTCCCTCTCCCCCGACCCAGAGCTGAGTCGACGGATCAGTGCCCGGCGACGTCAGATCGTCAACGCCACCCCGCACCTCATGGTCTCCGGAATGCGCCGTTTCGATGATCTCGCCGGAGTCGTCCTCACGACGATCCACACCCACCTCACCACGTTCCCCGGACGACGACGCACGCCCGATCTCTCCGCCTACGAAGAGGCGGTCCTGCTGACGTCATTCATCCGCCAGTGCCTCCTCTCCGCACGGCTCCTCCATCCGGAGAGTGGCCTCCCCCGGGCCGACCTCCTCCACCGGGTGGGCCGAGACCTCATCAATCTGGCCGCCGCCTACCAGGGCGGTTGGGACTGA
- a CDS encoding MDR family MFS transporter translates to MTDTQTSSATTTETPTPTKNNIPLVFSALMLGMLLVSLGQTIFATALPTVVGELGGTNQQSWVITAFLLAQTIGLPIYGKLGDQVGRKPLFLFGLSTYLVGSVVGALAPNIWVIIVARAIQGIGGGGMMVLSQAIIADVIPARQRGKYMGAMGAVFGLSSVLGPLLGGLFTDGPGWRWALWFNVPVAVVAIAIAVFALHVPARGAGAKLDLWGTLFMAGFSTCLILFITWGGKDYAWGSATIIGLIIATVVCAILFVIAESKADAPIIPLELFRSRNFVLCTVASVIVGVLLMGALAYMPTYIQMVHGMTPTKAGLMMIPMVLGMVPTSIGVGVIVSRTGRYKWYPVTGMIISTVGLFFMGGLETHDSLLHLSLVLFVFGVGLGLSMQILVLIVQNAFPVSMVGTATASNNFFRQIGMSVGSAVVGSVFTSRLQDTMGDRVPSALQQLGDQAEKYMSLFSGENHSLTPGIVSQLPGALHEAVMTSYNDALVPIFTVLAPFAVVAALILIFTREEKLKETVE, encoded by the coding sequence ATGACCGATACACAGACTTCCTCCGCCACCACGACGGAGACCCCCACCCCCACGAAGAACAACATCCCGCTGGTCTTCAGCGCCCTCATGCTGGGCATGCTGCTGGTCTCTCTGGGGCAGACGATCTTCGCGACCGCCCTCCCGACCGTCGTCGGTGAGCTCGGCGGCACCAACCAGCAGAGCTGGGTCATCACCGCATTCCTGCTGGCCCAGACCATCGGACTGCCGATCTACGGCAAGCTCGGCGACCAAGTGGGACGCAAGCCGCTCTTCCTTTTCGGCCTCTCGACCTACCTGGTGGGCTCCGTCGTCGGTGCTCTCGCCCCGAACATCTGGGTGATCATCGTTGCCCGTGCCATCCAGGGGATCGGCGGCGGCGGCATGATGGTGCTCTCGCAGGCCATCATCGCCGACGTCATCCCCGCCCGCCAGCGGGGCAAGTACATGGGAGCGATGGGCGCCGTCTTCGGGCTCTCCTCCGTGCTCGGCCCGCTGCTCGGCGGCCTGTTCACCGACGGTCCCGGCTGGCGTTGGGCCTTGTGGTTCAACGTCCCGGTCGCCGTCGTCGCCATCGCCATCGCTGTCTTCGCCCTCCACGTACCGGCCCGTGGTGCCGGTGCGAAGCTGGACCTCTGGGGCACCCTGTTCATGGCTGGCTTCTCCACCTGCCTCATTCTCTTCATCACCTGGGGCGGCAAAGACTACGCCTGGGGTTCCGCGACCATCATCGGCCTCATCATCGCCACAGTCGTCTGCGCGATCCTGTTCGTCATTGCCGAATCGAAGGCCGATGCGCCCATCATCCCGCTGGAACTGTTCCGGAGCCGAAACTTCGTGCTCTGCACCGTCGCCAGCGTGATCGTCGGTGTCCTGCTGATGGGCGCCCTGGCCTACATGCCGACCTACATCCAGATGGTCCACGGCATGACTCCGACCAAGGCCGGTCTGATGATGATCCCGATGGTGCTCGGTATGGTGCCGACCTCGATCGGTGTGGGCGTCATTGTCAGCCGCACCGGCCGGTACAAGTGGTACCCGGTCACCGGCATGATCATCAGCACCGTCGGACTGTTCTTCATGGGTGGCCTGGAGACCCACGACAGTCTGCTGCACCTCAGCCTGGTGCTCTTCGTCTTCGGGGTCGGCCTCGGTCTGTCGATGCAGATCCTCGTCCTCATCGTCCAGAACGCCTTCCCGGTCTCCATGGTCGGTACCGCGACGGCGTCCAACAACTTCTTCCGGCAGATCGGCATGTCCGTCGGCTCGGCAGTCGTCGGTTCCGTGTTCACCTCCCGGCTCCAGGACACCATGGGCGACCGGGTCCCCAGTGCGCTGCAGCAGCTGGGTGACCAGGCCGAGAAGTATATGTCCCTGTTCTCCGGGGAGAACCACAGCCTCACCCCGGGTATCGTCAGTCAGCTCCCCGGCGCCCTCCACGAGGCGGTCATGACCAGCTACAACGACGCCCTGGTGCCGATCTTCACGGTCCTCGCCCCGTTCGCCGTCGTCGCCGCACTGATCCTCATCTTCACTCGCGAGGAGAAGCTGAAGGAAACCGTCGAGTAG
- a CDS encoding GNAT family N-acetyltransferase → MTFTIRPMREDDYPQVAAIQQAGMDTGHATYEGETVSWDEFTAHRRPNLMFVAAEGEEILGWVTGSWYSHRAVFSGVVEDSIYVSPNATGRGVAGALLDHLIEKSTEAGCWSIHAVVFPENPGSMKLHRSRGFQEIGTAHTMARMSYGPMAGRWRDIVSFEKILEGGPAHPEYRDRVVGEPGEPGDA, encoded by the coding sequence ATGACTTTCACCATCCGTCCCATGCGGGAGGACGACTACCCGCAGGTCGCTGCGATCCAACAGGCCGGGATGGACACCGGCCACGCGACCTATGAAGGCGAGACCGTCAGCTGGGACGAGTTCACCGCCCACCGGCGTCCGAACCTCATGTTCGTCGCCGCAGAGGGCGAGGAGATCCTCGGCTGGGTGACGGGATCCTGGTATTCCCACCGGGCCGTGTTCAGCGGCGTTGTCGAAGATTCGATCTATGTTTCGCCGAATGCGACCGGGCGGGGTGTGGCCGGCGCACTGCTCGACCACCTCATCGAGAAATCCACCGAGGCCGGCTGCTGGTCGATCCACGCGGTGGTGTTCCCGGAAAACCCCGGCTCGATGAAGCTGCACCGGTCACGGGGCTTCCAGGAAATCGGAACCGCCCACACCATGGCCCGGATGAGCTACGGGCCGATGGCGGGGCGGTGGCGGGACATCGTCAGTTTCGAGAAGATCCTGGAGGGCGGTCCCGCGCACCCCGAGTACCGTGACCGGGTGGTCGGGGAGCCCGGGGAACCCGGGGACGCCTGA
- a CDS encoding PhoH family protein, translated as MTDTITATTPTGRPTGAACVRLRTYVIDTSVLLSDPWALLKFAEHRVVLPVVVVGELEAKRHHPELGWFARQALNMLEDLRRTSGRLDRDIEVTPEGGTLRVELNHSDESVLPAGLRLSAGVTSDGADNDRRILTCALNLQRDGEAVTLVTKDVPLRVKAGSVGLDADEYRAQDVVLTGYDGMAEAEVAPGVIDELFATGAVDGAGTVDARVDDRGEAEPDLPVHCGVRLSTGTQSALARVAPGGVLRAVPTDLEAFGLRGRSARQRVALDLLLDEEVGIVSLGGSAGTGKSALALCAGLESVMERGLHRRIVVFRPLYAVGGQDLGFLPGDADEKMNPWAQAVFDTLEGLVSENVIDEVIDRELLEVLPLTHIRGRSLHDSFVIVDEAQSLERNVLLTVLSRMGRNSRVVLTHDVAQRDNLRVGRHDGIQAVIEKLKGHPLFAHVTLTRPERSAIAELVTDLLELG; from the coding sequence ATGACCGACACCATCACCGCAACCACACCCACAGGCCGTCCCACCGGGGCGGCCTGTGTCCGTTTACGCACCTATGTCATCGACACCTCCGTCCTCCTCTCGGACCCGTGGGCTCTGCTGAAGTTCGCCGAGCACCGCGTCGTCCTCCCGGTGGTCGTGGTCGGCGAGCTGGAGGCGAAGCGTCATCACCCGGAACTCGGCTGGTTCGCCAGGCAGGCGCTGAACATGCTCGAGGATCTGCGCCGGACCTCCGGACGGCTCGACCGTGACATCGAGGTAACCCCGGAAGGAGGGACGCTCCGCGTCGAGCTCAACCACTCCGATGAGTCCGTGCTGCCCGCCGGTCTCCGGCTCAGCGCGGGGGTGACCTCGGACGGGGCGGACAATGACCGGCGGATCCTCACCTGTGCGCTCAACCTGCAACGGGACGGGGAGGCCGTCACTCTCGTCACCAAGGACGTCCCGCTGCGGGTCAAGGCGGGCTCGGTCGGTCTCGACGCCGATGAGTACCGGGCCCAGGACGTCGTCCTCACCGGGTACGACGGAATGGCGGAGGCGGAGGTCGCACCCGGCGTCATCGACGAACTCTTCGCCACCGGCGCGGTCGACGGTGCCGGTACCGTCGACGCGAGAGTCGACGACCGGGGCGAGGCGGAGCCGGATCTTCCCGTGCACTGCGGCGTACGGCTGTCCACCGGCACCCAGTCGGCGCTGGCGAGAGTGGCTCCCGGTGGCGTCCTCCGGGCGGTGCCCACGGACCTGGAGGCCTTCGGACTACGGGGACGCAGCGCCCGACAGCGGGTGGCGCTCGACCTCCTCCTCGACGAGGAGGTGGGGATCGTCTCCCTCGGCGGTTCCGCCGGCACCGGCAAGTCCGCGCTGGCACTCTGCGCCGGACTGGAGAGTGTGATGGAGCGCGGCCTGCACCGTCGCATCGTCGTGTTCCGGCCGCTCTACGCGGTCGGTGGTCAGGATCTCGGCTTCCTGCCCGGGGACGCGGACGAGAAGATGAACCCGTGGGCGCAGGCGGTCTTCGACACCCTGGAAGGTCTCGTCAGTGAGAACGTCATCGACGAGGTCATCGACCGTGAGCTGCTGGAGGTGCTGCCGTTGACCCACATCCGTGGTCGGAGCCTGCACGACAGCTTCGTCATCGTCGACGAGGCGCAGTCGCTGGAACGTAATGTGCTGCTCACCGTGCTGTCCCGGATGGGGCGCAATTCCAGGGTCGTCCTCACCCATGACGTCGCGCAGCGGGACAACCTCCGGGTCGGTCGCCACGACGGGATCCAGGCGGTCATCGAGAAGCTCAAGGGGCACCCGTTGTTCGCCCATGTGACCCTCACCAGGCCGGAGCGGTCCGCTATCGCGGAACTGGTCACGGATCTGCTGGAGCTGGGGTAG
- a CDS encoding LysR family transcriptional regulator substrate-binding protein, translating to MRYLKVVFAAGVVPGKWFSRFDERVDGWQVGGARSDDPLRHVLSGAADIAIVRFPGPDWDGGVGTGELSDIRDIGEREMLTLDLHRVRLYDETPGVAFPVDHALDALGENEAATESELVDEMVLYRGVDPVSVRENLEVVAANVGCVVAPRPLLRGINRKGVAHRDLSGVPGTAVGLVWRRDRDDEVLQQFVGICRGRRPSSSR from the coding sequence ATGCGCTATCTCAAAGTCGTCTTCGCTGCGGGGGTTGTCCCGGGGAAATGGTTCAGCCGCTTCGATGAACGGGTCGACGGGTGGCAGGTGGGAGGAGCGCGGTCCGATGATCCGCTGCGTCACGTCCTGTCGGGTGCGGCGGACATTGCGATTGTTCGTTTTCCCGGGCCGGACTGGGACGGTGGGGTGGGGACCGGTGAGCTGTCGGATATCCGGGATATCGGTGAACGGGAGATGCTCACCCTCGATCTTCATCGGGTACGGCTCTACGACGAGACACCCGGGGTCGCTTTCCCGGTCGATCACGCCCTTGACGCACTCGGGGAGAACGAGGCCGCGACGGAGTCGGAGCTGGTCGACGAGATGGTGCTGTACCGGGGCGTTGATCCGGTATCGGTAAGGGAGAACCTCGAGGTGGTGGCAGCAAACGTGGGATGTGTGGTGGCGCCCCGTCCGCTGCTGCGCGGCATTAACCGGAAGGGGGTCGCGCACCGGGACCTGTCCGGAGTGCCGGGGACCGCTGTCGGTCTGGTGTGGCGACGCGACCGCGACGATGAGGTGCTGCAGCAGTTCGTCGGGATCTGCCGTGGGCGGCGACCGTCGAGCTCCCGGTGA
- a CDS encoding DUF5997 family protein, whose product MSDANRMKPQTAAKKLNIYLPATPQDFQDTPLTHDEFVALQADPPEWLQTLRREGPFPRPEVARKLGVTITALKANDMDQPLTATDIRALLEDQPEWLRTARTSLAANRGNATS is encoded by the coding sequence ATGAGCGACGCCAACCGCATGAAGCCCCAGACCGCAGCGAAGAAGCTGAACATCTACCTCCCTGCCACCCCGCAGGATTTCCAGGACACTCCCCTGACCCACGATGAATTCGTCGCTCTGCAGGCCGATCCGCCGGAGTGGCTGCAGACTCTCCGCCGCGAAGGCCCGTTCCCCCGCCCGGAGGTCGCCCGAAAGCTCGGTGTGACGATCACCGCGCTGAAGGCCAATGACATGGACCAGCCGTTGACCGCCACGGACATCAGGGCTCTGCTGGAGGATCAGCCGGAGTGGCTGCGGACCGCCCGCACTTCCCTCGCCGCCAACCGGGGAAACGCAACGTCGTAG
- a CDS encoding acyl-CoA dehydrogenase family protein translates to MKNFLPRTIFDEEHDMFRDTCKNFVETEIRPNVDKWHEQGFCDRSMYKAAGELGLFGITSPEEFGGGGMSDYRFNAILSEELAEGDCGSVIVSIQVINDLVIPYLERFANDDQKRKYLAPLCAGDKIGAIAMTEPGAGADLAGIRSTAIKNADGNYVLNGSKTFISNGVQADFTLVVAITDPAQGRAGVSILIVDSGVEGFTKTGPLKKVGLKAQDTAELNFENVIVPAENLLGEEGAGFGYLRTNLAQERVSIAVGSIATSRRAFDLVYQHSQDRKTFGSRLVDHQAYRWELAKMATEIQSAQSFVDAAVEAKVKGELDEVTASMAKYLTTELQIKVVNTALQLHGGYGFMMEYPIATHYLDSRVQPIYGGPNEIMLEIISRRLAKGIK, encoded by the coding sequence ATGAAGAACTTCCTGCCCCGCACGATCTTCGACGAAGAACACGACATGTTCCGCGACACCTGCAAGAACTTCGTCGAGACCGAGATCCGTCCCAACGTCGACAAGTGGCACGAGCAGGGCTTCTGCGACCGCTCCATGTACAAGGCCGCCGGCGAGCTGGGCCTGTTCGGCATCACCTCCCCCGAGGAGTTCGGTGGCGGCGGCATGTCCGACTACCGGTTCAACGCCATCCTCTCCGAGGAGCTGGCCGAGGGAGACTGCGGCTCCGTCATCGTCTCCATCCAGGTGATCAACGACCTCGTCATCCCGTACCTCGAGCGGTTCGCCAACGATGACCAGAAGCGGAAGTACCTTGCACCGCTCTGCGCCGGCGACAAGATCGGCGCCATCGCGATGACGGAGCCGGGTGCCGGTGCCGACCTCGCCGGTATCCGTAGCACCGCCATCAAGAACGCCGACGGCAACTACGTCCTCAACGGCTCCAAGACCTTCATCTCCAACGGTGTTCAGGCGGACTTCACTCTCGTCGTCGCCATCACCGACCCCGCCCAGGGTCGCGCCGGCGTCTCCATCCTCATCGTCGACAGCGGCGTTGAGGGCTTCACCAAGACCGGCCCGCTGAAGAAGGTCGGCCTCAAGGCGCAGGACACCGCCGAGCTCAACTTCGAGAACGTCATCGTCCCCGCCGAGAACCTCCTCGGCGAAGAAGGTGCCGGCTTCGGTTACCTGCGCACGAACCTGGCCCAGGAGCGCGTCTCCATCGCCGTCGGTTCCATCGCCACCTCCCGCCGCGCCTTCGACCTGGTGTACCAGCACTCCCAGGACCGCAAGACCTTCGGCAGCCGCCTTGTCGACCACCAGGCCTACCGCTGGGAGCTGGCCAAGATGGCCACCGAGATCCAGTCCGCCCAGTCCTTCGTCGACGCTGCGGTGGAGGCCAAGGTCAAGGGTGAGCTCGACGAGGTCACCGCCTCCATGGCCAAGTACCTCACCACCGAACTGCAGATCAAGGTCGTCAACACCGCCCTGCAGCTCCACGGTGGCTACGGCTTCATGATGGAATACCCCATCGCCACCCACTACCTCGATTCTCGCGTCCAGCCGATCTACGGCGGCCCGAACGAGATCATGCTGGAGATCATCTCCCGCCGCCTCGCCAAGGGCATCAAGTAG